In the genome of Xyrauchen texanus isolate HMW12.3.18 chromosome 33, RBS_HiC_50CHRs, whole genome shotgun sequence, one region contains:
- the si:zfos-911d5.4 gene encoding uncharacterized protein si:zfos-911d5.4 isoform X2 yields the protein MSRMFQMLQFLVPSEPNRSRNTCRSQATDSSQEFLKHIRTIIGLREDDMFHNLRIPNQLQTDRDEINLVIITGHGVFCVDVKSWSACVSVQDETHWLLQVKSEQQNITNICVEQVPDALKNITMKTRNLCSHMTRCGLNIRPDLFYPRILFQSSDCVLSDDLRNRSELVSHTDLHMFLRSITETHVSWISHLFIPSWISGHLSYSQMRAIRERLRLMKTWDLLQMCNGTQLKGDYQTCKHLNINRHDTEQLNFSRGRTSTDILWRLLGHTPQVTVRMYKRGAPGWLGKPLIATATIPSSSHAMFRIRGEETDTEIPAHDIQSITLSI from the exons ATGAGCAGAATGTTCCAGATGCTTCAGTTCCTGGTTCCCTCAGAACCCAACAGATCCAGAAACACCTGCAGATCTCAAGCGACCGACAGTTCACAGGAGTTTCTCAAACACATCCG GACGATCATCGGACTGAGAGAGGACGACATGTTTCATAACTTGCGCATCCCAAACCAGCTCCAGACAGACCGAGATGAGATCAACCTGGTGATAATCACAG GTCACGGTGTGTTTTGTGTGGATGTGAAGAGCTGGAGCGCATGTGTTTCTGTACAGGATGAGACTCACTGGCTCCTGCAGGTGAAATCAGAGCAGCAGAACATCACTAACATCTGTGTGGAGCAGGTGCCTGACGCTCTGAAGAACATCACT atgaAGACGAGGAACCTGTGCAGTCACATGACACGCTGTGGTCTGAACATCCGGCCGGATCTTTTCTATCCCAGAATCCTCTTCCAGTCATCAGACTGTGTTCTCAGTGACGATCTGAGGAACAGAAGTGAGCTGGTGTCCCACACTGATCTCCACATGTTCCTCAGATCCATCACAGAAACACACGTGTCCTGGATCTCACATCTCTTCATCCCGTCCTGGATCTCCG GGCACTTGTCGTACAGTCAGATGCGAGCGATTCGAGAGCGACTGCGACTCATGAAGACTTGGGATCTGCTGCAGATGTGCAACGGGACACAACTGAAGGGCGACTATCAGACCTGCAAACATCTCAACATCAACAGACATGACACAGAACAACTGAACTTCAGCAGAGGACGAACCAGCACTGACATACTGTGGAGACTCCTGGGACACACACcacag GTGACCGTCAGGATGTATAAACGCGGCGCTCCGGGATGGCTGGGTAAACCGCTGATCGCCACGGCAACCATCCCATCATCCTCACATGCGATGTTCCGTATCCGTGGAGAAGAAACAGACACAGAGATACCAGCACACGACATTCAGTCCATCACACTGAGTATCTAA
- the si:zfos-911d5.4 gene encoding uncharacterized protein si:zfos-911d5.4 isoform X1, with translation MLSCYCRSWRMFSQINEWFLCSVLICILWFLCFCDCCQFQMSRMFQMLQFLVPSEPNRSRNTCRSQATDSSQEFLKHIRTIIGLREDDMFHNLRIPNQLQTDRDEINLVIITGHGVFCVDVKSWSACVSVQDETHWLLQVKSEQQNITNICVEQVPDALKNITMKTRNLCSHMTRCGLNIRPDLFYPRILFQSSDCVLSDDLRNRSELVSHTDLHMFLRSITETHVSWISHLFIPSWISGHLSYSQMRAIRERLRLMKTWDLLQMCNGTQLKGDYQTCKHLNINRHDTEQLNFSRGRTSTDILWRLLGHTPQVTVRMYKRGAPGWLGKPLIATATIPSSSHAMFRIRGEETDTEIPAHDIQSITLSI, from the exons ATGTTGTCATGTTACTGTAGATCATGGCGAATGTTTTCTCAAATCAACGAGTGGTTTCTTTGTTCAGTTTTGATCTGTATTTTGTGgttcttgtgtttttgtgattgttGTCAGTTTCAGATGAGCAGAATGTTCCAGATGCTTCAGTTCCTGGTTCCCTCAGAACCCAACAGATCCAGAAACACCTGCAGATCTCAAGCGACCGACAGTTCACAGGAGTTTCTCAAACACATCCG GACGATCATCGGACTGAGAGAGGACGACATGTTTCATAACTTGCGCATCCCAAACCAGCTCCAGACAGACCGAGATGAGATCAACCTGGTGATAATCACAG GTCACGGTGTGTTTTGTGTGGATGTGAAGAGCTGGAGCGCATGTGTTTCTGTACAGGATGAGACTCACTGGCTCCTGCAGGTGAAATCAGAGCAGCAGAACATCACTAACATCTGTGTGGAGCAGGTGCCTGACGCTCTGAAGAACATCACT atgaAGACGAGGAACCTGTGCAGTCACATGACACGCTGTGGTCTGAACATCCGGCCGGATCTTTTCTATCCCAGAATCCTCTTCCAGTCATCAGACTGTGTTCTCAGTGACGATCTGAGGAACAGAAGTGAGCTGGTGTCCCACACTGATCTCCACATGTTCCTCAGATCCATCACAGAAACACACGTGTCCTGGATCTCACATCTCTTCATCCCGTCCTGGATCTCCG GGCACTTGTCGTACAGTCAGATGCGAGCGATTCGAGAGCGACTGCGACTCATGAAGACTTGGGATCTGCTGCAGATGTGCAACGGGACACAACTGAAGGGCGACTATCAGACCTGCAAACATCTCAACATCAACAGACATGACACAGAACAACTGAACTTCAGCAGAGGACGAACCAGCACTGACATACTGTGGAGACTCCTGGGACACACACcacag GTGACCGTCAGGATGTATAAACGCGGCGCTCCGGGATGGCTGGGTAAACCGCTGATCGCCACGGCAACCATCCCATCATCCTCACATGCGATGTTCCGTATCCGTGGAGAAGAAACAGACACAGAGATACCAGCACACGACATTCAGTCCATCACACTGAGTATCTAA